The Solibacillus daqui genome has a segment encoding these proteins:
- a CDS encoding DNA translocase FtsK — translation MSWVKNQFNKLFKLDENEDYYEEYLEEVEQPAQQISQRQQDFYEEPQQPKKTFRFPLIDDEYETQSQQQHVEPQTTSYYDEDRAQLSLPNHLQKRPTNEILEVEVSGIRDLLERRRKGKGHSNVIRTPEQVRNVPVTKEERQILTKNPMREDSNINREFVNPLENRKRFVPTDVPSPVHGFLKPTPIEQLIEKQHGQQQNLKQPQPIDEQVQHEVAASEVVEDILPPKPIEPIVQDAPSNEVIVEEIATTIERIAVLEAADIEQNQPVATNMEPAIAEEIEIQALEPILFEDEPVAVESDIAILEPLPEEAEPPVILLAEDKQVPQESTVEEALNDVQVKHVTIENSTIHIGQLNVEQLPQKEQDKIIEQAQQVNSLQVQPEPTGSRLPFNVLMLKSDKQKLLTKQFVAQQFKQSDVEEAIEEPKLFEQDTVVEKIIEEVLQITEDQPQAITEETHVENAVQQEQPIQFEKQSEIETEAPVILMPQAFEQTVGALTELDQQPQTTAIGLLDRETSKEELEQHGQDEQDEQDEQDEQDEQDEQDEQDEQDEQDEQDEQDEQDEQQVVIEDEIQLPTSVDIVQDEHESASTVEEEPIIEEQPMIEPIKKRIPYVKPPLDYLVPPEEMIEDRDWMDEQGENLVEALSYFQIQANIESIVQGPAVTQFEITVGQGTKVSKVRNLADDIKLALAAKDIRIDAPIPGKRSIGIEIPNRISRSVRLSEVTDSESFRNSDSPLEAALGLDLTGKPVTIDLRKMPHGLIAGATGSGKSVCINSILVSLLYKANPNELKLMLIDPKMVELAPFNHIPHLVSPVITDVKAATAALKWAVEEMERRYQLFMHSGARKIEAYNKMCDENGMHAQKLPYLLIVIDELADLMMMSPQDVEDSICRITQKARAAGIHLIVATQRPSVDVITGLIKSNIPTRVAFSVSSQIDSRTILDAQGAERLLGRGDMLYLGNGMSAPTRIQGTFVTDDEIEEIIDFVREQGEPEYIFKQEELLKRSEAIEEQDELFEEVCRFVYEQGSASTSLLQRKYHIGYNRAARLIDMLERQGYVSEPKGSKPRDVFITEEDLVLQFGD, via the coding sequence ATGAGTTGGGTTAAAAATCAATTTAATAAATTATTTAAATTGGATGAAAATGAAGATTATTATGAGGAATACCTTGAGGAAGTCGAGCAACCAGCTCAACAAATTAGTCAGAGACAGCAAGATTTTTACGAAGAGCCGCAGCAGCCAAAAAAGACATTTCGTTTTCCATTAATTGATGACGAATATGAGACACAATCACAGCAGCAACATGTCGAGCCACAAACGACAAGCTATTACGATGAGGATCGAGCACAATTATCACTACCGAATCATTTACAAAAGAGACCAACAAATGAAATATTAGAAGTTGAGGTTTCCGGCATTCGTGATTTATTAGAGCGTCGCCGAAAAGGTAAGGGACATTCGAATGTTATTCGTACACCAGAGCAGGTACGTAATGTTCCTGTGACGAAGGAAGAACGACAAATATTAACAAAAAATCCTATGCGGGAAGATTCAAACATCAACAGGGAATTCGTCAATCCGTTAGAAAATCGTAAACGCTTTGTTCCAACTGACGTACCATCACCGGTGCATGGATTTTTGAAACCGACACCGATTGAGCAGTTAATCGAAAAGCAACATGGCCAACAACAAAACTTAAAACAACCTCAACCTATTGATGAACAAGTACAACATGAGGTAGCTGCATCAGAAGTTGTGGAAGATATTCTGCCTCCTAAACCAATTGAGCCAATTGTACAAGATGCGCCGTCGAATGAAGTGATTGTCGAAGAAATTGCTACTACAATCGAGCGGATAGCAGTGTTAGAAGCTGCAGATATCGAACAAAACCAACCTGTCGCAACAAATATGGAACCAGCAATTGCTGAAGAAATCGAAATTCAAGCTTTAGAACCAATTTTATTTGAAGATGAACCAGTTGCGGTAGAAAGTGACATCGCAATTCTCGAGCCACTACCTGAAGAAGCTGAGCCACCAGTGATATTATTGGCAGAGGATAAACAAGTACCTCAAGAGTCTACAGTAGAAGAGGCTTTAAATGATGTGCAGGTAAAGCATGTCACGATTGAAAATTCTACGATTCATATTGGGCAGCTAAATGTGGAGCAACTACCTCAGAAGGAGCAAGACAAAATTATTGAGCAAGCACAGCAAGTAAATTCATTGCAAGTGCAACCAGAGCCTACAGGAAGTCGCTTACCGTTTAATGTCTTGATGTTAAAATCAGATAAACAGAAGCTATTAACAAAGCAATTTGTTGCACAGCAATTCAAACAATCTGATGTTGAAGAGGCAATCGAAGAACCAAAACTTTTTGAACAAGATACAGTAGTAGAGAAGATTATTGAGGAAGTTCTACAAATAACTGAAGATCAACCGCAAGCTATTACAGAAGAAACTCACGTGGAAAACGCTGTTCAACAGGAACAACCAATTCAATTTGAAAAACAGTCAGAAATTGAAACGGAAGCCCCAGTGATATTGATGCCACAAGCATTCGAACAAACTGTAGGAGCGTTAACTGAGCTAGACCAACAACCACAAACAACAGCAATTGGACTGTTAGATCGTGAAACTAGCAAAGAAGAGTTAGAGCAGCATGGACAAGATGAACAAGATGAACAAGATGAACAAGATGAACAAGATGAACAAGATGAACAAGATGAACAAGATGAACAAGATGAACAAGATGAACAAGATGAACAAGATGAACAAGATGAACAACAGGTTGTAATTGAGGACGAAATACAACTACCCACATCTGTAGACATAGTACAAGATGAACATGAATCAGCTTCAACAGTAGAAGAAGAGCCCATTATTGAAGAACAACCAATGATCGAGCCAATTAAAAAACGCATACCATATGTTAAACCACCACTAGATTATTTAGTGCCGCCAGAGGAAATGATAGAAGACCGTGATTGGATGGACGAACAAGGTGAAAATTTAGTTGAAGCATTGTCGTATTTCCAAATTCAAGCGAATATTGAGTCAATCGTACAGGGACCAGCCGTTACACAATTTGAAATTACAGTTGGTCAAGGCACGAAAGTAAGTAAAGTGCGTAATTTAGCGGACGATATAAAATTAGCTCTTGCTGCAAAGGACATCCGTATTGATGCACCAATCCCAGGGAAACGCTCAATCGGTATTGAAATTCCAAACCGTATTTCTCGTTCTGTAAGGCTTTCGGAAGTGACAGATTCTGAATCATTCCGCAACTCAGATTCGCCATTAGAAGCGGCACTAGGATTAGATTTAACAGGGAAGCCAGTTACAATTGACTTACGAAAAATGCCACATGGATTAATCGCGGGGGCTACAGGCTCAGGAAAATCGGTCTGTATTAACTCCATTTTAGTGAGCTTACTTTACAAAGCCAATCCAAATGAGTTAAAGCTAATGTTAATTGACCCGAAAATGGTTGAATTAGCGCCGTTTAACCATATTCCGCATCTAGTAAGTCCGGTTATTACCGATGTAAAAGCCGCAACAGCAGCATTAAAATGGGCAGTTGAAGAAATGGAAAGACGTTATCAGTTATTTATGCATAGCGGTGCACGTAAAATTGAAGCATACAATAAAATGTGTGATGAAAATGGCATGCACGCGCAGAAATTGCCATACTTATTAATAGTTATTGATGAGTTAGCGGATTTAATGATGATGTCACCGCAAGATGTAGAGGATAGCATATGCCGTATTACGCAAAAGGCACGTGCAGCAGGTATTCACTTAATCGTCGCGACACAACGTCCATCGGTGGATGTTATTACTGGCTTAATTAAGTCAAACATCCCAACACGTGTCGCCTTCTCAGTTTCATCGCAAATTGATTCACGAACAATTTTAGATGCACAAGGAGCTGAGCGCTTACTTGGTCGAGGGGATATGCTATATTTAGGTAACGGTATGTCAGCACCAACACGTATTCAAGGTACATTTGTAACGGATGATGAAATCGAAGAAATTATTGATTTTGTTCGTGAACAAGGGGAGCCTGAATACATTTTCAAACAAGAAGAACTATTAAAACGATCTGAAGCAATCGAAGAACAAGATGAGCTGTTTGAAGAAGTATGCCGTTTTGTTTATGAACAAGGTTCGGCTTCTACTTCACTGTTACAACGTAAATACCATATCGGTTATAATCGTGCGGCGAGATTAATTGATATGTTAGAGCGTCAAGGGTACGTTTCCGAGCCAAAAGGAAGTAAACCGAGAGACGTCTTTATTACGGAAGAGGATTTAGTCTTACAGTTTGGTGACTAA
- the ytpR gene encoding YtpR family tRNA-binding protein: MKVAYNKVHVGDVLLVQLAMESIVKTQMERVGDIAILKEEATGEVKAFNLFNASKYVALDVAGNVEVTPELVEKLEAAIKENGVEISLDVDFTPKFVVGLVESKEKHPNADKLSVCKVNVGEETLQIVCGAPNVDAGQKVVVAKVGAVMPSGLLIKEGNLRGEDSFGMLCSARELAIPGAPEVKGILVLEETAEVGSAFTVPTR; this comes from the coding sequence ATGAAAGTAGCTTACAACAAAGTACATGTAGGGGACGTATTATTAGTTCAATTAGCAATGGAATCAATCGTAAAAACACAAATGGAGCGAGTTGGTGACATCGCGATTTTAAAAGAAGAAGCGACGGGTGAAGTAAAAGCATTCAATTTATTTAATGCGAGCAAATACGTGGCACTTGATGTAGCAGGTAACGTAGAAGTAACACCTGAATTAGTAGAAAAATTAGAAGCTGCAATTAAAGAAAACGGCGTAGAAATTTCGTTAGACGTAGATTTCACACCTAAATTTGTTGTAGGTTTAGTAGAATCAAAAGAAAAGCACCCAAATGCAGATAAATTAAGCGTTTGTAAAGTAAACGTTGGTGAAGAAACATTACAAATTGTATGTGGTGCACCAAACGTAGATGCAGGTCAAAAAGTAGTGGTAGCAAAAGTAGGTGCAGTGATGCCATCAGGTTTATTAATTAAAGAAGGTAACTTACGTGGCGAAGATTCATTCGGTATGCTTTGTTCAGCGCGTGAGCTAGCAATTCCAGGCGCACCAGAAGTAAAAGGGATTTTAGTATTAGAAGAAACTGCTGAAGTAGGTAGTGCATTTACAGTACCAACTCGATAA
- a CDS encoding DUF1444 domain-containing protein gives MESKQLVAELKKRLGEAHYTFIFDEKHDKLRLDNKVIRRGMDISLAEILAKYETKKQRAIDEVVYTIEQTFAAMTHEQEQGFEGLASVYPVVRSTSFQKKSNEGHAFVTTDHTAETRIFYALDLGTTYRLIDESMLPKLNITAEQVREMARFSVKKLPTSVKRDEVSGNVYYFLNHNDGYDASRILNDGFLKEMASQIEGEMTVSVPHQDVLIIGDIRNDVGYDVLAQMTMHFFTVGAVPITSLSFVYEDGRFEPIFILAKNKKRE, from the coding sequence ATGGAATCGAAACAATTAGTAGCGGAACTGAAAAAAAGATTAGGTGAAGCACATTATACATTCATATTCGATGAAAAACATGATAAATTGCGTCTCGATAACAAAGTAATTAGACGTGGTATGGATATTTCTTTAGCAGAAATTTTAGCAAAATATGAAACAAAAAAACAACGAGCAATCGATGAAGTCGTTTATACAATTGAGCAAACCTTTGCAGCAATGACACATGAGCAAGAGCAGGGTTTTGAAGGCTTAGCATCAGTGTATCCAGTTGTTCGTTCGACTTCCTTCCAAAAAAAGTCTAATGAGGGGCACGCATTTGTCACAACAGATCATACTGCAGAAACACGCATTTTTTATGCACTTGATTTAGGCACAACGTATCGCTTAATTGATGAATCGATGCTGCCCAAATTAAACATTACAGCGGAGCAAGTACGTGAGATGGCACGGTTTTCTGTCAAAAAATTACCGACTTCTGTCAAACGTGATGAAGTTTCGGGCAATGTCTATTATTTTTTAAATCATAATGACGGCTATGATGCGAGTCGTATTTTAAATGACGGTTTCTTAAAAGAGATGGCCAGTCAAATTGAAGGCGAAATGACGGTGTCTGTGCCACACCAAGATGTACTAATTATTGGTGATATTCGTAACGATGTAGGTTATGATGTATTAGCACAGATGACGATGCACTTCTTTACAGTGGGGGCCGTTCCAATTACGAGCCTTTCATTTGTATATGAAGATGGTCGTTTCGAACCAATTTTTATTTTAGCGAAAAACAAGAAAAGGGAGTAA